The genomic interval TCACCTCGCAAATGCCGACGAACCTGGGCAAGCAGATCGTTTTCTCGTGCAACTGCATTTTGAATTATCTGTATTCCGAACTCGAAGGAAAACAGACGGGAGACATTACGGGACCGATTACCTTTGGCGAGGTAGCGTACCAATTGCTCAATCAAACGATGGTGTATCTCAACATCATCGAGCTAGGCGCGGGATAGCCAGCGGCGGATCGCAATGGGAAAGGGCAACCTGGCACACGCAGGTTGCTCTTTTCAATGATGTTCGATTCAGCCAGGATCAAGACCGCGCACAAAACCCGCGACGAATAGGTGAACGATGCAAGATATTGATTACGAGATCATTTTGAAATCATTGGTCTTTGTGGCAGATGGTTTGGCAAAAGACCTGGGAGAGAACGGCGCGCGCGCGTTGCTGCGGCAGAGCGGACATCACGCGGCGATCAACCTGGTCGGGGAATGGCACGAGCAAGTGGATGTCGCCGAGGCGGTGGCGCAAGCGTGCCCCGTGCTCGAAGCCCTGGGGTTCGCACAGCAAGTCAACCTCCTCGATGCGACGCACGTCGTCGTACGTGGCAACGTGATTACCGCGATGGTGGAACAACTGGGCTTGCCTACCGCGCGCCATCCGATTTATTATTATGCCATCGGCTTGTTCGAAGGACTGGTGTACGTGATCAGCAAAACACACGTTGGTATCGTGCGGCACGAGCTCAAGGACGATAGCGAAGTCTGGACACTGGGCGATTATTGATTAGCGAACCTTGCGAAGGTCGTAAACCTTCGCAAGGTTTTTTGCGAGTTGGCAAATTGAAAAGCGAGACGCGATATTTGTCGCGTCTCGCTTTTCGTCTCACCCGCCGGCGACCGGCGGAAACATTCCCAGGTCTTCGCCGTCGCAAAGTACGTGATCGTCTTCGACAGCCCTTCCGCCACTGAACACCAATTTCACAGTGTCAGGCGGAATGCCGAGGTTGGCGATCAGTCGCTTCACCGTGGCTCCCGCCGGCAGATAAACGACATATGTCTCGCCTATTTTTAGGTGGGGTTGGTATTGTCGCAATGTCGCGTATAGCCGAACTCGGACTTGGATCATTGTCGCGTTACCTTCTACTCAACCCAGACCCGTGGGGTCTTTTTTCATGGACACCGAATTATGTCTTGCGCCCACAAGCAGTCCGCGCAAGAGGGATTCCAGCCCCAGCATCCTTCGTTGCGTTCGCGCAAGTCGCACGTTTCGCGCAGATCGCAATCGGGACAAGAGGGAAAGTGATAACTACGCACTTCGTTGCGATAGCGGACGTAATCTTCGGACATCCAGGTTTCCGCCAAGGATTGCTCATTCACATTGCCCAGGATGTATCGGTTGACATGTTTTTCCTTGCCGTCCACTGCCAAGTACGTATAGTTGTGCGATAACGCTAAACATGGCGCGACGCCGCCGTCCCAGCCAATGACGCTTGAGCGATCTTCCACAAAGCGACAGCGCCGTTCGGCGCTCCAATGCATCCGCGGCAAATCAAGCGTGCCCCACATCACCCACGCGCCCGCGCGCACGTGCCAACTGCCTGTCGTCAGCGGAGCGCGCGGTCCATAACCGTACAGCACCTGGTCGCGCATGTCTTTAGAATAGGCAAGCACATTACTTACGAGAATGCGCGTGACGCCCAGTCTGGAAGCGAGCTTGGACAGCGCGGGCAACTCGGCGACGTTGTTTTTCATCGCGACGAATTCGATTCCCAATGTGGGAAAGAGCGAATGCTGTTCGCTTTTTGCCTCGTTCAGATTTCGGAGGTTGTCTAAAATCCCGGAGAGCATCGCGCCGCGAATGTCGGCGTACGTCTCGGGATTACCGCCATCCACCGAAATCATCAAGCGATCCACTCCGAGTCGAACCAGTTCGCGCGCCATGCGTGGATTCAAAAAAATACCATTCGAGCTAACCGTCACCGGCACATTGCGTTCGCGCATTGCGGCAATCATGTCGAGGATATGCGGATGACTCAGCGGTTCGCCGAACCCGGCGAAGACCACGCGGTTCAAGTTCGGCAAATGGTCCAGCCCATGCACGATGCGCGCAAACGTGCTCATCGCCATCACTGCGGCGGGGTCTTCCCAGGTATGGCGAATACACGTGCGGCAGTTGAGGTTGCAACCCGTCGTCGGCTCGATGTAAAGCTTGCGAACATCGGGGCGACGCGGATGAAGCACGAACGCATCTTCGCGATGTTCTAGCCAATAGCCATCCAGAGATTCGTTCGGTCGTTGCAGTGAGTTCTGCGGAAACGTCAATGTTTGTTGAGCATTGACGAAAAGTTTGGGCATTAATTCTAATGTCGGTGTCTGTGAATCGTCGGTCACTGCTCAGCCATAATCGAAAGCGGAAGGTCGACTTGGGGATGGCTGAGTAGTTTGGCAATGTCACATTTCATTTTGCCATAGAGGGCATAGAGAACATAGAGAAGAAAACGAAGATTTCTCTATGACCTCTATGTGCTCTATGGCTAATCTGACATTGGCAAATTAGTGACTCGTTTTTTCGATAACTAAGCCGCCGCCGGCTTGGTGAACCACGCCGGAATGGTAGCCGAAAGATAACCCAACACGATGCCGATGACCAGAGTGATTAGGGTGTAGAGGATGTTATCCAGGGCAAACACGTCCTTGCTCGCAAACGCGAATGCGAAAAAGCTCGCGAACGCCGCGAAGGCAGCCGGCGCCAGAGCAAATGTTTCCCAGTTCATCATGATGACGAGCACCAACGCCGCCACGCCGACTGCCACCGAGACTCCGATCACACCCGCCTCGCCATTGAGTTTGAGACCGTAAAGAGCCGCGTAGCCAAACAGTACGCCGAC from Chloroflexota bacterium carries:
- a CDS encoding MoaD/ThiS family protein, giving the protein MIQVRVRLYATLRQYQPHLKIGETYVVYLPAGATVKRLIANLGIPPDTVKLVFSGGRAVEDDHVLCDGEDLGMFPPVAGG
- a CDS encoding tungsten cofactor oxidoreductase radical SAM maturase, with protein sequence MPKLFVNAQQTLTFPQNSLQRPNESLDGYWLEHREDAFVLHPRRPDVRKLYIEPTTGCNLNCRTCIRHTWEDPAAVMAMSTFARIVHGLDHLPNLNRVVFAGFGEPLSHPHILDMIAAMRERNVPVTVSSNGIFLNPRMARELVRLGVDRLMISVDGGNPETYADIRGAMLSGILDNLRNLNEAKSEQHSLFPTLGIEFVAMKNNVAELPALSKLASRLGVTRILVSNVLAYSKDMRDQVLYGYGPRAPLTTGSWHVRAGAWVMWGTLDLPRMHWSAERRCRFVEDRSSVIGWDGGVAPCLALSHNYTYLAVDGKEKHVNRYILGNVNEQSLAETWMSEDYVRYRNEVRSYHFPSCPDCDLRETCDLRERNEGCWGWNPSCADCLWAQDIIRCP
- a CDS encoding DUF1097 domain-containing protein; the protein is MKLKFVPLALSVGVLATAWTYASVKLGLPTWAAFVGWAFFFVAGGDAKAMMKAGVPTLVGVLFGYAALYGLKLNGEAGVIGVSVAVGVAALVLVIMMNWETFALAPAAFAAFASFFAFAFASKDVFALDNILYTLITLVIGIVLGYLSATIPAWFTKPAAA